The Schizosaccharomyces pombe strain 972h- genome assembly, chromosome: I genome contains a region encoding:
- the rps2401 gene encoding 40S ribosomal protein eS24, with amino-acid sequence MSEAVTIRTRKFMTNRLLQRKQMVVDILHPGKANISKNDLREKLGQMYKTDASAVQAFGLRTHYGGGRTTGFALIYDDVEAMKKFEPHYRLVRVGHAEPIQKVARQQRKQRKNRGKKVFGTGKRLAKRKSKQQD; translated from the exons ATGAGTGAGGCGGTTACAATCAGAACTCGCAAGTTTATGACCAACCGCTTGCTTCAGAGGAAGCAAATg GTGGTCGACATTTTGCATCCTGGCAAGGCCAACATTTCCAAAAACGATCTTCGTGAAAAATTGGGTCAAATGTACAAGACTGATGCAAGTGCTGTCCAGGCATTTGGTCTTCGTACCCATTATGGTGGTGGAAGAACCACTGGTTTTGCATTGATTTACGACGACGTCGAGGCCATGAAGAAGTTTGAGCCCCATTATCGTCTTGTCCGTGTTGGACATGCCGAGCCTATCCAAAAGGTTGCTCGTCAACAACGCAAGCAACGTAAGAACAGAGGCAAGAAGGTCTTTGGTACTGGCAAGCGTCTTGCCAAGCGCAAGTCTAAGCAACAAGACTAG
- the cpp1 gene encoding protein farnesyltransferase beta subunit Cpp1, whose translation MDELSETQVMQNETATAVLPLLNGESQSFNLQKHLKYLTKMLDPLPSPFTVLDASRAWMVYWELSSLAILGKLDSSVCERAISSVRQLKGPSGGFCGGNGQDEHLLSTYASILSICLCDSTDAYSLIERDRLYDWLFSLKNPDGSFRVNNEGESDARSVYAAVCVSSLVGISMDDPLFEGTLQWLCKCQTYEGGLSGVPYAEAHGGYTFCALAAIALLGGLDNLNEIKLSTWLVQRQDPALYGFSGRSNKLVDGCYSWWVGASHVIVASGYGSASHKSLPNLFYNPEKLLGYILQCCQSTSGGLRDKPPKRPDQYHTCYCLLGLSSIAYDYRYHTSDGWSYKPSILHSSLSSLLPAHPIYCVPFGFEERIKSYFLSQESSKF comes from the coding sequence ATGGATGAATTATCAGAAACGCAAGTTATGCAAAACGAAACGGCTACAGCTGTTCTTCCATTGCTGAACGGCGAGAGTCAATCGTTCAATTTGCAAAAGCATCTTAAGTATTTAACCAAAATGCTAGATCCTCTTCCTTCTCCCTTTACAGTATTGGATGCATCAAGGGCTTGGATGGTTTATTGGGAACTAAGTTCATTGGCAATTTTAGGCAAACTTGACAGCTCTGTTTGTGAACGGGCTATTAGCAGTGTGCGACAGTTGAAAGGGCCTAGTGGTGGTTTTTGTGGTGGGAATGGACAAGATGAACATTTATTGAGTACTTATGCTTCTATACTCAGTATATGTCTTTGTGACTCCACCGACGCATATTCCTTGATAGAGCGCGATCGTTTGTACGATTGGTTAttctctttaaaaaatccgGATGGTTCGTTTCGAGTTAATAATGAGGGAGAGTCGGATGCTCGATCCGTTTATGCAGCTGTATgtgtttcttctttagtGGGAATCAGTATGGACGATCCTCTGTTTGAGGGTACCTTGCAATGGCTTTGCAAGTGCCAAACTTATGAGGGAGGTCTTTCAGGTGTCCCTTACGCCGAGGCTCATGGCGGATATACATTTTGTGCCCTTGCCGCAATTGCTTTGCTGGGAGGTCTTGAcaatttaaatgaaataaaacttaGCACTTGGCTTGTACAACGTCAAGATCCTGCTCTTTACGGATTTTCCGGTCGCTCTAACAAGCTAGTGGATGGTTGTTATAGTTGGTGGGTCGGTGCTAGCCATGTGATTGTGGCTTCAGGCTATGGTTCGGCTTCTCATAAAAGCCTGCCTAACCTTTTTTATAATccagaaaaattattaggATATATTCTTCAATGTTGCCAGAGTACAAGCGGCGGTTTACGTGACAAACCACCAAAACGGCCTGATCAATATCATACTTGTTATTGTCTATTAGGGTTATCATCAATTGCTTATGACTACAGATATCACACTTCTGATGGTTGGTCCTATAAACCTTCCATCTTACACTCCTCTTTAAGCTCTTTATTACCGGCTCATCCAATTTACTGTGTTCCTTTTggttttgaagaaagaattaaatCATATTTTCTGTCACAAGAATCATCAAAATTCTAA
- the bro1 gene encoding vacuolar protein-sorting protein: MEKLATPFFYLNKKETKHSDWVEPFTTFVSRIYGNSVDVEDQIKAFNTLRENAADVDDTVAGKDILYSYYGQLDYLSFRFPTGGNGINISFEWSDILDPDADFVKQSSLAFEKASVLFNLVSLLSRMAANHASAYTVDDYKAAANCLQCASGIAKLLRESFIHAPGRDLDSNFLLGIYNLFLGQAQECVLGHMSFSASDSNMNYSLAAKIASSAATLYDSCVHAFESMEPACNPNFIRLASAKKAALEGFSSYFMARAQLEKSKQGLAIGYLQQAKSILSSAQKLFNGIKLSTDFIHKPSLSDYPQTISTFIKSSLSHLLKTAEKDNDFVFHDLVVKEVELPKISPLQALPPLPLEKLYGSQDGFETAKKIVGDDLFKAFVPSAVTTASSLYSEETAKVFRAEQAEVERQNTQMATVFASLDLSRLQEITHSDSKTNFIPKELIEARSQLISFNPTFKIHELFAKSTKLKQIIAKIKSDLEVEANENAKMKAKLGPSWTLSDSLEFAAPYQSELNNYLKTLAEASATDSAISQQYALVKDDVETLCNSSKISALLESSISSTDNSGQSLLDIPIEQEEQERDMKIQLDLLEELQSRVQKLVPERQTTLQALQQKCLQDDISESLMQNSKRKDSALDTNQLFELELKKFDPLRNRLHASYRQQQLLLNEMRNVTQKLKQNPEFLRKMEVYNNQFSKNKELCSNLLSSSLTAKAISEGVSKGLEYYKTVEQRLAEINKTLGEQLLLRRKQGATCLSKLSSSSSSHTSISSNMRNLHI; this comes from the coding sequence ATGGAGAAACTTGCTactccttttttttacttaaataaaaaggaaacaaaGCATTCAGATTGGGTTGAGCCATTTACTACGTTCGTATCTCGAATATATGGAAATAGTGTTGATGTCGAAGATCAAATTAAGGCGTTCAACACTTTGAGAGAAAACGCAGCAGACGTCGATGACACAGTTGCTGGTAAGGATATTTTGTATTCTTATTACGGACAACTTGACTATTTGTCTTTCCGATTTCCCACTGGTGGTAATGGAATCAACATTTCTTTTGAGTGGAGCGATATCTTAGATCCCGATGCAGATTTCGTCAAGCAATCTTCTCTTGCCTTTGAAAAAGCATCggttttattcaatttggTTTCATTGCTTTCCCGAATGGCTGCTAATCATGCATCTGCTTACACTGTGGATGATTATAAGGCGGCCGCCAATTGTTTACAATGCGCTAGCGGTATTGCCAAACTCTTACGCGAATCTTTCATTCATGCACCTGGAAGAGATTTAgattccaattttttactagGTATTTACAATCTTTTCTTGGGTCAAGCACAGGAGTGTGTCTTGGGACATATGTCTTTTTCAGCTAGTGACTCTAACATGAACTATTCGTTGGCTGCAAAGATTGCTAGTTCGGCAGCTACTTTATATGATAGCTGTGTACACGCATTTGAATCTATGGAACCGGCGTGCAATCCCAATTTCATACGGCTTGCTTCTGCCAAAAAGGCCGCCCTTGAGGGATTTTCCTCTTATTTTATGGCACGCGCTCAGTTGGAAAAATCGAAACAAGGGCTTGCTATTGGATATTTACAACAAGCTAAGTCAATTCTTTCGTCTGCTCAAAAGTTATTCAATGGTATAAAGTTGAGTACTGATTTTATTCATAAGCCTAGTCTTTCTGACTATCCTCAGACCATTTCTACCTTCATCAAATCCTCCTTGTCTCATTTGTTAAAAACTGCTGAGAAAGATAATGACTTTGTGTTTCATGATCTTGTAGTCAAGGAAGTTGAGCTCCCAAAAATATCTCCTTTGCAAGCTCTACCACCACTTCCTTTAGAGAAATTGTATGGAAGTCAAGATGGATTTGAAactgcaaaaaaaattgttggaGATGATTTGTTCAAGGCCTTTGTGCCTAGCGCCGTTACGACCGCCAGTTCGCTGTATTCAGAGGAGACTGCCAAAGTGTTTCGCGCTGAACAAGCTGAAGTAGAACGACAAAACACCCAAATGGCAACGGTTTTCGCCTCCTTAGACCTTAGCCGGCTTCAAGAAATCACACATTCGGATTCCAAAACGAACTTTATTCCGAAAGAACTTATAGAAGCTCGTTCCCaacttatttcttttaatcctacttttaaaattcacGAGTTGTTTGCAAAATCCACAAAGTTGAAGCAAATTATAGCGAAAATTAAGAGTGACTTAGAAGTGGAAGCCAATGAAAATGCCAAGATGAAGGCGAAACTTGGACCCTCGTGGACGTTATCAGATAGCTTAGAGTTTGCCGCTCCTTATCAAAGTGAACTCAACAATTACTTGAAGACCTTGGCAGAGGCTTCCGCTACTGATTCCGCTATATCCCAACAATATGCTTTAGTAAAAGATGATGTAGAAACGTTGTGTAACTCTTCCAAAATTAGCGCATTACTAGAATCGTCCATTTCCTCAACTGATAATTCTGGTCAAAGCTTACTTGATATTCCTATTGAGCAGGAGGAGCAAGAGCGCGATATGAAAATACAGCTTGACTTGTTAGAAGAATTGCAATCCAGAGTTCAAAAGTTAGTTCCTGAAAGGCAGACCACTTTACAGGCTTTACAGCAAAAGTGTTTGCAAGATGATATTTCTGAGTCTCTCATGCAAAATAGTAAGCGGAAGGACTCTGCACTCGATACCAATCAGCTTTTTGAACTAGAATTAAAGAAGTTTGACCCCTTGCGAAATAGATTACATGCATCTTATCGGCAACAGCAACTACTATTGAATGAGATGAGAAATGTTACACAAAAGTTGAAACAAAATCCGGAATTTTTGAGAAAGATGGAAGTATACAATAAccaattttctaaaaataaagagttATGTTCtaatttgctttcttcttctcttaCGGCTAAAGCTATATCGGAAGGTGTATCTAAGGGCCTTGAATATTATAAAACTGTTGAACAGAGACTTGCCGAAATTAATAAGACCCTAGGAGAGCAATTACTTTTAAGAAGGAAACAGGGTGCCACATGTCTTTCAAAACTTTCATCTTCGAGCTCCTCTCATACAAGTATTTCCTCTAATATGCGAAACCTTCACATCTAG